A window of Rubricoccus marinus contains these coding sequences:
- a CDS encoding CPBP family intramembrane glutamic endopeptidase — protein sequence MIDRLRAEWQGLRATLASLTRDQWIAATVMIAATLLVLLQLQIGGRSVYRGLDNFLGFEDPELGGWAWWFGLQGITGFVIPVLILLVGFRLTPREAGLGLGDWKLASVIAALYLPLVIVGTWVLSDGAEFQRQYPHYPGAQSDWGAFIAYELLFLFYWMGWEYLWRGFTLFGTARAVGAPLAIVIQTVPFAILHAEKPAAEAYLSVLGGLALGALVWRCRSFWIAVPIHAAQMVALDLFATLRARTGASGVGLNALMEALKGF from the coding sequence ATGATAGACCGCCTCCGAGCCGAGTGGCAAGGCCTGAGAGCCACGCTCGCGTCCCTTACCCGCGACCAATGGATCGCCGCGACGGTGATGATCGCGGCGACGCTGCTCGTGCTGCTCCAGCTTCAGATCGGCGGGCGCAGCGTGTACCGCGGTCTGGACAACTTCCTGGGATTCGAGGACCCGGAGCTCGGCGGCTGGGCGTGGTGGTTCGGTCTCCAGGGCATCACCGGGTTCGTGATTCCGGTCCTGATCCTGCTCGTGGGCTTCCGGCTCACGCCGCGAGAGGCTGGGCTGGGCCTGGGAGACTGGAAGCTCGCGAGCGTGATCGCGGCGCTCTACCTCCCGCTCGTGATCGTCGGCACGTGGGTGCTCTCCGACGGCGCGGAGTTCCAGCGCCAGTACCCGCATTATCCCGGCGCGCAGTCCGATTGGGGCGCGTTCATCGCGTACGAGCTGCTGTTCCTGTTCTACTGGATGGGCTGGGAGTACCTCTGGCGCGGGTTCACGCTTTTCGGCACGGCGCGGGCGGTGGGGGCGCCTCTGGCGATCGTGATCCAGACGGTTCCGTTCGCGATTCTCCACGCCGAGAAGCCGGCGGCCGAGGCGTACCTGTCGGTTCTGGGCGGGCTCGCGCTGGGCGCGCTCGTCTGGCGCTGCCGCTCGTTCTGGATCGCGGTCCCCATCCACGCCGCGCAGATGGTCGCGCTGGACCTTTTCGCCACGCTCCGTGCGCGGACCGGCGCCTCTGGCGTGGGGCTGAATGCGCTGATGGAAGCCCTGAAAGGCTTTTAG